A single region of the Halobellus ruber genome encodes:
- a CDS encoding DUF2249 domain-containing protein, with protein MDPEPYLAAVDLSTDRPVDFLDARDLPPPKPLEETMTRVADLEEPTVFVQLNDRVPQFLFPKLDERGIEYRTAEVEAGVVTAIWRPSAE; from the coding sequence ATGGATCCGGAACCGTACCTCGCGGCCGTCGACCTGTCGACGGATCGCCCGGTCGACTTCCTCGACGCACGGGACCTCCCGCCGCCGAAGCCGCTGGAGGAGACGATGACCCGGGTCGCCGACCTCGAGGAGCCGACGGTGTTCGTCCAGCTCAACGACCGGGTGCCGCAGTTCCTCTTCCCGAAACTGGACGAGCGGGGGATCGAATACCGCACCGCGGAGGTCGAGGCGGGGGTCGTCACCGCGATCTGGCGTCCGTCCGCCGAGTAA
- a CDS encoding TIGR04053 family radical SAM/SPASM domain-containing protein, with translation MSGPPPRVTTGDDGGSPPESVGSDAGDAAPPDPGRIDTDRRPFVLVWEVTQACDLACDHCRADAQPARHPDELTTAEGKQLLEDARSFGDGQLVVLSGGDPLVRPDLLELVEYGTERGLRMTLTPSGTASLTPETIAALADAGIRRLALSLDGASAAAHDDFRGESGSFEQTVAAARAARDAGIPVQINTTVCAATAGELPDLRDLVADLGAVLWSVFFLVPVGRGRVLDPVPPERADEILNWLSDVGEESRFGIKTTEAPQYRRVAIQRRRDASDAPEGDGIGRRLGITAGDGFAFVSHTGELYPSGFLPESAGSVRDGDLVGLYRNSDLFRSLRDPDGFRGKCGACEFRHVCGGSRSRAYAHTGDPLASDPLCPYVPEGYDGPMPAGRAD, from the coding sequence ATGTCAGGACCGCCGCCACGCGTTACGACCGGAGACGACGGGGGGTCGCCGCCGGAGTCGGTCGGATCCGACGCCGGCGACGCGGCCCCGCCGGATCCCGGCCGGATCGACACGGACCGTCGGCCCTTCGTGCTCGTGTGGGAGGTCACGCAGGCGTGTGACCTCGCCTGCGATCACTGCCGCGCGGACGCCCAGCCGGCGCGGCACCCCGACGAGCTCACGACCGCGGAGGGCAAACAGCTCCTCGAAGACGCGCGATCGTTCGGCGACGGACAGCTGGTCGTGCTCTCCGGCGGCGACCCGCTGGTCCGGCCGGACCTGCTCGAACTCGTCGAGTACGGCACCGAACGGGGCCTCCGGATGACGCTGACCCCCAGCGGAACGGCGTCGCTCACGCCGGAGACCATCGCGGCCCTCGCCGACGCCGGGATCCGGCGGCTGGCGCTGAGCCTCGACGGGGCGTCGGCGGCCGCCCACGACGACTTTCGGGGCGAGTCCGGCAGCTTCGAGCAGACCGTAGCGGCCGCGCGAGCCGCACGGGACGCCGGGATCCCGGTGCAGATCAACACCACCGTCTGTGCGGCGACCGCGGGGGAGCTTCCCGACCTTCGCGATCTGGTCGCCGACCTCGGAGCGGTGCTGTGGTCGGTGTTCTTCCTCGTTCCGGTGGGTCGGGGGCGGGTGCTCGATCCGGTCCCGCCGGAGCGTGCCGACGAGATACTGAACTGGCTCTCGGACGTCGGCGAGGAGTCACGGTTCGGAATCAAGACGACCGAAGCGCCGCAGTACCGCCGGGTGGCGATCCAGCGCCGCCGGGACGCGAGCGACGCGCCGGAGGGGGACGGCATCGGCCGGCGGCTCGGGATCACCGCCGGCGACGGGTTCGCGTTCGTGAGCCACACCGGCGAACTGTACCCGTCGGGCTTCCTGCCCGAGTCCGCGGGCTCGGTTCGCGACGGGGATCTGGTGGGACTGTACCGCAACAGCGACCTGTTCCGGTCGCTTCGGGACCCCGACGGGTTCCGAGGGAAGTGCGGCGCCTGCGAGTTCCGACACGTCTGCGGCGGGAGCCGGTCGCGGGCGTACGCCCACACCGGCGACCCGCTCGCGAGCGACCCGCTGTGTCCGTACGTTCCGGAGGGGTACGACGGGCCGATGCCGGCGGGCCGGGCGGACTGA